The proteins below come from a single Cervus elaphus chromosome 4, mCerEla1.1, whole genome shotgun sequence genomic window:
- the LOC122692619 gene encoding zinc finger protein OZF-like isoform X2, with product MKGSMATGPLEGTSQRSLTFRDVAIDFSQEEWGFLDPAQRELYTAVMSETYQNLVWLGISVADPNIAFLLERGPQPWVMREEDAEAPGAESESTQKSKELSLRKRIKGETYHYERGMKKTSSMGREYEKASSTRAYLIIHQKTKEEEKCYQCFECGKSFRRRSTLIQHQRIHTGERPYQCSKCGKAFNQKAHLAQHQRTHTGEKPYACGQCTRAFSQVTHLTQHQIVHTGEKFHGCSECGKAFSRPSALADHQRIHSGEKPFKCKACGRAFTQSAQLLRHQKIHSEDKPYRCSKCTKSFIRLSSLTEHQRTHTGEKPYQCEDCPKAFCRLVQLTQHQRTHTGEKPYTCQECGRAFTCRSHFIVHRRSHTGERPYECQVCGKTFNNHSSLVTHDRTHSGVKPFRCDACGKAFSTSSSLCQHKRIHTGEKPYSCHKCGKSFRCRSHLSRHQQIHTGEY from the exons ATGAAGGGGAGCATGGCCACTGGACCTCTGGAAGGCACATCACAG CGGTCACTGACATTCCGAGATGTGGCCATCGACTTCTCCCAAGAAGAGTGGGGATTCCTGGACCCTGCTCAGAGAGAGCTGTACACAGCTGTGATGTCAGAGACTTACCAGAACCTGGTCTGGCTGG GCATATCTGTTGCTGATCCCAACATAGCCTTCCTGTTGGAGCGAGGCCCACAGCCCTGGGTGATGAGGGAGGAGGATGCAGAAGCTCCAGGGGCAG AGAGTGAATCAACACAGAAAAGCAAGGAATTGTCTTTAAGGAAGAGAATAAAAGGAGAAACATACCATTATGAAAGAGGGATGAAAAAAACTAGCAGCATGGGTAGAGAATATGAAAAAGCCTCCAGCACCCGGGCATACCTCATCATCCATCAGAAGacgaaggaggaagagaaatgcTACCAGTGCTTCGAGTGTGGGAAATCCTTCCGTCGTCGATCAACTCTCATCCAGCATCAGAGGATCCACACAGGAGAGAGACCCTATCAGTGCAGCAAGTGCGGCAAAGCCTTCAACCAGAAGGCCCACCTCGCCCAACACCAGCGCACCCACACGGGTGAGAAGCCCTATGCCTGTGGGCAGTGCACACGGGCCTTCAGCCAGGTGACACACCTCACCCAGCACCAGATCGTCCACACCGGAGAGAAGTTCCATGGCTGCAGCGAGTGTGGGAAGGCCTTCAGCCGCCCCTCCGCCCTCGCAGACCACCAGAGAATCCACAGCGGAGAAAAACCCTTCAAGTGCAAGGCCTGTGGCAGAGCCTTCACCCAGAGCGCCCAGCTCCTCAGACACCAGAAGATCCACTCTGAAGACAAGCCCTACAGATGCAGCAAGTGCACCAAGTCCTTCATCCGGCTCTCCTCCCTGACGGAGCACCAGAGGACTCACACCGGAGAGAAGCCCTATCAGTGTGAGGACTGCCCGAAGGCCTTCTGCCGCCTCGTGCAGCTCACTCAGCACCAGAGAACCCACACTGGTGAGAAGCCCTACACGTGTCAGGAATGTGGCCGGGCCTTCACCTGCAGGTCCCATTTCATTGTCCACAGGCGGAGTCACACAGGAGAGAGACCCTATGAATGTCAGGTGTGCGGGAAAACCTTCAACAATCACTCCTCCCTGGTGACGCACGACAGGACTCACAGTGGAGTGAAGCCCTTCAGATGCGATGCGTGTGGGAAGGCCTTCAGCACATCCTCCTCGCTCTGTCAACATAAGAGGATTCATACTGGGGAAAAGCCCTACAGTTGCCACAAATGTGGGAAGTCCTTCAGGTGCAGGTCACACCTTAGTCGACATCAGCAAATTCATACGGGAGAATACTGA
- the LOC122692619 gene encoding zinc finger protein OZF-like isoform X1 produces the protein MGLGGALGTQRARVLTPMEAGPAPHSQDSVLQERGLMKGSMATGPLEGTSQRSLTFRDVAIDFSQEEWGFLDPAQRELYTAVMSETYQNLVWLGISVADPNIAFLLERGPQPWVMREEDAEAPGAESESTQKSKELSLRKRIKGETYHYERGMKKTSSMGREYEKASSTRAYLIIHQKTKEEEKCYQCFECGKSFRRRSTLIQHQRIHTGERPYQCSKCGKAFNQKAHLAQHQRTHTGEKPYACGQCTRAFSQVTHLTQHQIVHTGEKFHGCSECGKAFSRPSALADHQRIHSGEKPFKCKACGRAFTQSAQLLRHQKIHSEDKPYRCSKCTKSFIRLSSLTEHQRTHTGEKPYQCEDCPKAFCRLVQLTQHQRTHTGEKPYTCQECGRAFTCRSHFIVHRRSHTGERPYECQVCGKTFNNHSSLVTHDRTHSGVKPFRCDACGKAFSTSSSLCQHKRIHTGEKPYSCHKCGKSFRCRSHLSRHQQIHTGEY, from the exons ATGGGACTGGGAGGCGCTTTGGGAACGCAGCGCGCACGCGTACTGACGCCCATGGAGGCGGGGCCAG CTCCACATTCACAGGACTCTGTTCTTCAAGAGAGAGGCCTCATGAAGGGGAGCATGGCCACTGGACCTCTGGAAGGCACATCACAG CGGTCACTGACATTCCGAGATGTGGCCATCGACTTCTCCCAAGAAGAGTGGGGATTCCTGGACCCTGCTCAGAGAGAGCTGTACACAGCTGTGATGTCAGAGACTTACCAGAACCTGGTCTGGCTGG GCATATCTGTTGCTGATCCCAACATAGCCTTCCTGTTGGAGCGAGGCCCACAGCCCTGGGTGATGAGGGAGGAGGATGCAGAAGCTCCAGGGGCAG AGAGTGAATCAACACAGAAAAGCAAGGAATTGTCTTTAAGGAAGAGAATAAAAGGAGAAACATACCATTATGAAAGAGGGATGAAAAAAACTAGCAGCATGGGTAGAGAATATGAAAAAGCCTCCAGCACCCGGGCATACCTCATCATCCATCAGAAGacgaaggaggaagagaaatgcTACCAGTGCTTCGAGTGTGGGAAATCCTTCCGTCGTCGATCAACTCTCATCCAGCATCAGAGGATCCACACAGGAGAGAGACCCTATCAGTGCAGCAAGTGCGGCAAAGCCTTCAACCAGAAGGCCCACCTCGCCCAACACCAGCGCACCCACACGGGTGAGAAGCCCTATGCCTGTGGGCAGTGCACACGGGCCTTCAGCCAGGTGACACACCTCACCCAGCACCAGATCGTCCACACCGGAGAGAAGTTCCATGGCTGCAGCGAGTGTGGGAAGGCCTTCAGCCGCCCCTCCGCCCTCGCAGACCACCAGAGAATCCACAGCGGAGAAAAACCCTTCAAGTGCAAGGCCTGTGGCAGAGCCTTCACCCAGAGCGCCCAGCTCCTCAGACACCAGAAGATCCACTCTGAAGACAAGCCCTACAGATGCAGCAAGTGCACCAAGTCCTTCATCCGGCTCTCCTCCCTGACGGAGCACCAGAGGACTCACACCGGAGAGAAGCCCTATCAGTGTGAGGACTGCCCGAAGGCCTTCTGCCGCCTCGTGCAGCTCACTCAGCACCAGAGAACCCACACTGGTGAGAAGCCCTACACGTGTCAGGAATGTGGCCGGGCCTTCACCTGCAGGTCCCATTTCATTGTCCACAGGCGGAGTCACACAGGAGAGAGACCCTATGAATGTCAGGTGTGCGGGAAAACCTTCAACAATCACTCCTCCCTGGTGACGCACGACAGGACTCACAGTGGAGTGAAGCCCTTCAGATGCGATGCGTGTGGGAAGGCCTTCAGCACATCCTCCTCGCTCTGTCAACATAAGAGGATTCATACTGGGGAAAAGCCCTACAGTTGCCACAAATGTGGGAAGTCCTTCAGGTGCAGGTCACACCTTAGTCGACATCAGCAAATTCATACGGGAGAATACTGA